One window from the genome of Candidatus Krumholzibacteriia bacterium encodes:
- a CDS encoding serine/threonine-protein kinase, which yields MKRNHDGLLESVSGAVSDGDAVDWQAREREASSEREKRCLHNLRLVSEVSRLARTLALPSGASPASLTGAERAVSRVRVRSMAEEETIVSETGPRGALDAADETLPFEIWGSLKLLEHIGSGGSAAVYRAWDQRLHRQVALKLLRPDLSLDPDWESRFLAEGRLLARVEHPHVVRIYGLETHAGRIGIWMELVHGTSLADVLTERGTLGVAEVVRLGIDLCGALGAIHAAEVIHQDIKPHNVLLDTNGRAVLMDFGAGRLRSATGDPSLMVGTPRYMAPELFTGVPPSPQSDLYSLGLLLATLVLGRHPAARAGRVRRRQREPIRLAALRLDLPQSFTSCVDRALAEDKLQRFPSAEAMREALEKVESSWAGATSRIGESGIPGSMTHTGRPRRRRQAPLLAFATLLLIAGAYAVAQRLATPEPLSARADLAATSAGTSRTLEADAVISTLDRLELHLDLSRTAHVYVLNVDATGQAVLLFPMAGGGPQNPLPAHQALVLPGELSGKRLGWSLSDDLGVEKFLIVASIERLDAFEAAAAKIPAVALGGGLTATPIADDAITALVRGVTGVAKIADSSASEAHPDLFALARRLAADKRASGSIWLHELRVEKRGS from the coding sequence ATGAAGCGCAACCATGATGGGCTGCTGGAGAGCGTGAGTGGCGCCGTCTCCGACGGGGACGCGGTCGATTGGCAGGCTCGCGAGCGCGAGGCGAGCTCGGAGCGCGAGAAGCGCTGCCTCCACAACTTGCGGCTCGTGTCCGAGGTGTCGCGCCTGGCGCGCACTCTGGCGCTGCCGAGCGGCGCGAGCCCGGCGAGCCTCACCGGGGCAGAGCGCGCGGTCTCACGGGTTCGCGTGCGATCGATGGCCGAGGAAGAAACGATCGTCTCGGAGACCGGTCCGCGCGGAGCACTGGACGCCGCCGACGAGACCTTGCCCTTCGAAATCTGGGGATCCCTCAAGCTGCTGGAGCACATCGGCAGCGGCGGCTCCGCCGCGGTGTACCGCGCCTGGGACCAGCGCTTGCACCGGCAGGTGGCGCTCAAGCTGCTGCGGCCGGATCTGTCGCTGGACCCGGATTGGGAGTCGCGCTTCCTCGCCGAAGGCCGGTTGCTGGCGCGCGTCGAGCACCCGCACGTGGTGCGCATCTACGGCCTGGAGACGCACGCCGGTCGCATCGGCATCTGGATGGAGCTCGTCCATGGCACGAGCCTGGCCGACGTCCTCACCGAGCGCGGCACCCTCGGCGTCGCGGAGGTGGTGCGCCTCGGCATCGATCTGTGCGGGGCGCTGGGAGCGATCCACGCGGCCGAGGTCATCCACCAGGACATCAAACCGCACAACGTGCTTCTCGACACCAACGGTCGGGCCGTACTCATGGACTTCGGCGCCGGCCGCCTGCGGAGTGCCACCGGCGACCCTTCCCTCATGGTCGGAACGCCGCGCTACATGGCTCCCGAGCTGTTCACGGGCGTGCCGCCATCGCCCCAATCGGACCTCTACAGCCTGGGGCTGCTCCTCGCCACCCTCGTGCTGGGGCGCCATCCTGCGGCTCGCGCCGGTCGCGTCCGTCGCCGACAGCGAGAGCCGATCCGACTCGCGGCGCTTCGACTCGACCTGCCGCAGTCCTTCACCTCGTGCGTGGATCGGGCGCTCGCGGAGGACAAGCTGCAACGCTTCCCTTCGGCGGAAGCGATGCGAGAGGCGTTGGAAAAGGTCGAGTCCTCCTGGGCCGGGGCGACGAGCCGGATCGGGGAGTCGGGCATACCGGGGAGCATGACCCACACGGGGCGGCCGCGCCGCCGCCGACAGGCACCGCTCCTCGCCTTCGCGACGCTCCTCCTGATCGCAGGGGCCTACGCGGTGGCCCAACGGCTCGCAACACCCGAACCGCTCTCGGCACGCGCCGACCTTGCCGCGACGAGCGCGGGCACGAGCCGGACTTTGGAGGCGGACGCCGTGATTTCTACCCTGGACCGTCTCGAGCTCCACCTCGATCTCTCTCGCACTGCCCATGTCTACGTCCTCAACGTCGACGCCACCGGGCAAGCGGTGCTGCTCTTTCCGATGGCCGGCGGCGGGCCACAGAATCCTCTGCCGGCGCATCAGGCGCTCGTTCTGCCGGGCGAGCTGAGCGGCAAGCGCCTCGGCTGGTCGCTGAGCGACGACCTGGGTGTCGAGAAGTTCCTCATCGTGGCCAGCATCGAACGACTCGATGCCTTCGAAGCGGCGGCGGCCAAGATCCCGGCGGTCGCGCTCGGTGGCGGTTTGACCGCGACCCCGATCGCAGACGATGCCATCACGGCGCTCGTACGCGGCGTGACCGGCGTCGCCAAGATCGCGGATTCTTCTGCATCGGAAGCGCATCCGGATCTTTTCGCTCTGGCGCGCCGTTTGGCAGCGGACAAGCGCGCCAGCGGGAGCATCTGGTTGCACGAGCTCAGGGTGGAGAAACGGGGCTCGTAG
- a CDS encoding sigma-70 family RNA polymerase sigma factor, whose protein sequence is MLLERVRAGDENAFALLHARYAARLLRWASGRLPAPARDGLDTQDLVQDAFVQWLRHLEEFRPRWKGAFHGYLRQAILNKIRDQVRRAGARDRALAGAEDLLPESPSPLATLIGRESLARYEAALSRLSESDRELVVARIEMDCAYDEIAALQGKPSADAARMAVKRALLRLAEDMGVGDEAQP, encoded by the coding sequence GTGCTCCTCGAACGCGTGCGTGCCGGCGACGAGAACGCTTTCGCACTCCTGCATGCGCGCTATGCCGCCCGGCTGCTGCGCTGGGCGAGTGGACGCTTACCCGCACCCGCGCGGGATGGCCTCGACACCCAGGACTTGGTGCAGGATGCATTCGTGCAGTGGCTCCGGCACCTCGAGGAATTCCGGCCGCGCTGGAAGGGCGCCTTCCACGGTTATCTGCGCCAGGCGATCCTCAACAAGATCCGCGACCAAGTACGGCGCGCCGGTGCCCGCGACCGTGCCCTCGCCGGGGCCGAAGACCTGCTGCCCGAATCGCCCTCGCCGCTCGCCACGCTCATCGGCCGCGAGTCCCTCGCCCGTTACGAAGCGGCGCTGTCGCGGCTGTCCGAGTCGGACCGCGAGCTCGTCGTGGCGCGGATCGAGATGGACTGCGCCTACGACGAGATCGCCGCGCTGCAGGGCAAGCCCTCGGCGGACGCGGCGCGCATGGCGGTGAAGCGGGCGCTCCTGCGCCTCGCGGAGGACATGGGGGTCGGCGATGAAGCGCAACCATGA
- a CDS encoding citrate synthase, whose amino-acid sequence MVMPDSRLTVVDHRTGKQYEIPIQDGTIRALDLRQIKASPDDFGLMTYDPGYTNTAACRSRITFIDGDKGILRYRGYPIEELAEHSDYLETAYLLLHGELPDRQQREAWVQEILHHTMVHENIKKFVDGFHYDAHPMGMLVSTVAALSTFYKGARAVRDPDSRRRQTLRLIAKMPTLAALTYRHSIGMPYVNPDNDLSFTGNFLSMMFRMTELKFRPNPVLERALDVLFILHADHEQNCSTSAMRNVGSALSDPYVCTAAAAAALYGPLHGGANEAVLRMLAEIGSVQRVPEHVQKVKAGQVRLMGFGHRVYKNYDPRAKIIKSIADQVFEVTGRNALLDIALELERIALQDDYFISHKLYPNVDFYSGIIYQAMKIPVDMFPVMFAIPRTVGWLAQWEELLLDEEQKIARPRQIYLGNGQRHYPPAKSR is encoded by the coding sequence ATGGTGATGCCTGATTCGCGCCTGACGGTGGTCGATCACCGGACCGGCAAGCAGTACGAGATTCCCATCCAGGACGGGACGATCCGCGCTCTGGACCTGCGCCAGATCAAGGCGAGTCCCGACGATTTCGGTCTGATGACCTACGACCCTGGGTACACCAACACGGCCGCCTGCAGGAGCCGGATCACCTTCATCGATGGCGACAAGGGCATCCTCCGCTACCGTGGCTACCCCATCGAAGAGCTGGCCGAACACAGCGACTACCTGGAGACTGCCTACCTCCTCCTCCATGGCGAGCTCCCTGACCGCCAGCAGCGGGAAGCGTGGGTGCAGGAAATCCTGCACCACACCATGGTGCACGAGAACATCAAAAAGTTCGTGGACGGCTTCCACTACGACGCCCACCCCATGGGGATGCTGGTGAGCACGGTGGCAGCGCTCTCGACCTTCTACAAGGGAGCCCGGGCGGTCCGGGACCCGGACTCGCGGCGGCGGCAGACGCTGCGGCTCATCGCCAAGATGCCGACGCTGGCGGCCTTGACCTACCGGCACAGCATCGGCATGCCCTACGTGAACCCGGACAACGATCTCAGCTTCACCGGCAACTTCCTGAGCATGATGTTCCGGATGACCGAGCTCAAGTTTCGGCCGAACCCGGTGCTGGAGCGGGCTCTGGACGTGCTCTTCATCCTCCACGCCGACCACGAGCAGAACTGCAGCACCAGCGCCATGCGCAACGTCGGCAGCGCCCTCTCCGACCCCTACGTCTGCACCGCGGCGGCGGCGGCAGCGCTCTATGGCCCCCTCCACGGCGGGGCCAACGAGGCGGTGCTTCGCATGCTGGCGGAAATCGGCTCGGTGCAGCGTGTGCCGGAGCACGTGCAGAAGGTGAAGGCGGGCCAGGTGCGCCTCATGGGCTTCGGGCACCGGGTGTACAAGAACTACGATCCCCGCGCCAAGATCATCAAGAGCATCGCCGACCAGGTGTTCGAGGTAACCGGGAGGAACGCGCTCCTGGACATCGCCCTGGAGCTGGAGCGCATCGCTCTGCAGGACGACTACTTCATCTCCCACAAGCTCTACCCGAACGTGGACTTCTACTCCGGGATCATCTACCAGGCGATGAAAATCCCGGTGGACATGTTCCCGGTGATGTTCGCCATCCCGCGCACCGTGGGCTGGCTGGCGCAGTGGGAGGAATTACTCCTCGACGAGGAGCAGAAGATCGCCCGGCCGCGCCAGATCTACCTGGGGAACGGGCAGCGCCACTACCCTCCGGCCAAATCGCGCTGA
- a CDS encoding acyl-CoA dehydrogenase, translated as MSVEAMSRPALTMLTEDEEMFRQAVREFALGEVRPRVRAMEEAGRYDEELIPALFEMGLMGIEIPEIHGGAGGNFFQSILAVEELSRVDASVGVFVDVQNTLFNNGLLRYGSEEQKRIYGPRVAKNTVAAYALSEAGSGSDAFGLATRAQKRGNTWVLQGRKLWITNAGEAGIFLIFANIDPSKGYKGITAFIVEKDDPGFGLGKRESKLGIRSSSTCELILDDCTVPEHRVLGEVGKGYKIAIEILNEGRIGIGAQMIGLSAAALEYACKYAKERKQFGKTISEFQAVQHQLAYCATRLESSRLLVYNAARLKDAGQPFLKEAAMAKLYSSEAAEFITSAALEIHGGYGYTTDYPVEKLYRDAKIGKIYEGTSFMQLSTIAKAILSD; from the coding sequence ATGTCCGTCGAGGCCATGAGCCGCCCAGCCCTCACGATGCTCACGGAAGACGAAGAAATGTTCCGCCAGGCGGTACGCGAGTTTGCCCTCGGCGAGGTCCGGCCGCGCGTCCGCGCCATGGAGGAGGCCGGCCGCTACGACGAGGAGCTCATCCCCGCCCTCTTCGAGATGGGACTCATGGGCATCGAGATCCCCGAGATCCACGGTGGTGCCGGCGGCAACTTCTTCCAATCCATCCTGGCGGTGGAGGAACTCTCGCGTGTCGATGCGTCCGTCGGTGTCTTCGTGGACGTGCAGAACACGCTCTTCAACAACGGCCTCCTGCGCTATGGCTCGGAGGAGCAGAAACGCATCTACGGCCCCCGCGTGGCCAAGAACACCGTGGCCGCCTATGCCTTGTCCGAAGCGGGCTCGGGCTCCGACGCCTTCGGCCTGGCGACGCGGGCACAGAAGCGCGGCAACACCTGGGTGCTCCAGGGACGCAAGCTCTGGATCACCAACGCCGGGGAAGCGGGGATCTTCCTGATCTTCGCCAACATCGACCCCAGCAAGGGTTACAAGGGCATCACGGCCTTCATCGTGGAGAAGGACGATCCCGGTTTCGGCCTGGGCAAGCGCGAGAGCAAGCTCGGCATCCGTTCCTCCAGCACCTGCGAGCTCATCCTCGACGACTGCACCGTGCCGGAACACCGCGTCCTCGGCGAGGTCGGGAAGGGCTACAAGATCGCCATCGAAATCCTGAACGAGGGGCGGATCGGCATCGGCGCCCAGATGATCGGGCTGTCGGCGGCGGCGCTGGAATACGCCTGCAAGTACGCCAAGGAGCGCAAGCAGTTCGGCAAAACGATCAGCGAGTTCCAGGCGGTGCAGCACCAGCTGGCCTACTGCGCCACCCGGCTGGAGTCGTCCCGGCTGCTGGTGTACAACGCGGCGCGCCTCAAGGACGCCGGCCAGCCCTTCCTCAAGGAAGCGGCCATGGCCAAGCTCTACTCCAGCGAGGCCGCCGAGTTCATCACCTCCGCCGCGCTGGAGATCCACGGCGGCTACGGCTACACCACGGACTACCCGGTGGAGAAGCTCTACCGCGACGCCAAGATCGGCAAGATCTACGAGGGCACGTCGTTCATGCAGCTCTCCACCATCGCCAAGGCGATCCTCAGCGACTAA
- a CDS encoding zinc ribbon domain-containing protein, which translates to MSTYEYQCDACKHTFTVDMNVGAHETAKVECPKCKSSNVRWHPAPFFAKTAKKS; encoded by the coding sequence ATGTCCACGTACGAGTACCAGTGCGACGCCTGCAAACACACCTTCACGGTCGACATGAACGTCGGTGCCCACGAGACCGCCAAGGTCGAATGTCCCAAGTGCAAGAGCAGCAACGTGAGGTGGCACCCCGCGCCGTTCTTCGCCAAGACCGCCAAGAAGAGCTGA
- a CDS encoding DUF4097 family beta strand repeat-containing protein, which produces MQKSNFINALQLSAGFLWGAVALLSPPLARGAVLDREFTFEAEEVWVGNLIGQVRIGSHGGKDIVVRVHVDGRDATPELLKLEEHHGHRAELAIIFPVEEHRRYVYPALGSGSRTQFRAREHDGDWLSELLHGREIEVRGESFRDAIEVWADVEVLLPGGKDVTIFLGVGAMEARDVRGDLDLDTQSGRITVDALEGRLRADTGSGAVHVGSVRGDVDVDTGSGSVDLADISKAQRVLVDTGSGGVDVRNVEARELVLDTGSGSVDVADARVEEMNVDTGSGGVEAVDIEADGVLIDTGSGSVELELLRLGGGRYEVDTGSGGIRLRLPREVSAVFEVDTGSGGIEVDLEGVDLGRKPRHEARFTVGSGTSRVRLSTGSGGVRIGHGQEG; this is translated from the coding sequence TTGCAAAAGTCGAACTTTATCAATGCTTTGCAGCTCTCCGCCGGTTTCCTTTGGGGCGCTGTAGCGCTGCTTTCTCCGCCTCTGGCGCGCGGAGCGGTGCTGGATCGCGAGTTCACCTTCGAGGCCGAGGAGGTGTGGGTCGGCAACCTGATCGGCCAGGTGCGGATCGGCAGCCACGGAGGGAAGGACATCGTCGTCCGCGTCCACGTGGACGGACGGGATGCCACGCCGGAGCTCCTCAAGCTCGAGGAACACCACGGCCACCGTGCCGAGCTCGCCATCATCTTCCCCGTGGAAGAGCACCGGCGTTACGTGTACCCGGCCCTCGGCAGCGGCAGCCGCACCCAATTCCGCGCGCGTGAGCACGACGGCGACTGGCTCTCCGAGCTGCTGCACGGGCGCGAGATCGAGGTGCGCGGCGAATCCTTCCGCGACGCCATCGAAGTCTGGGCGGACGTCGAGGTGCTACTCCCAGGAGGGAAGGACGTGACCATCTTCCTCGGCGTCGGTGCCATGGAAGCCCGTGACGTGCGCGGCGACCTCGACCTCGACACGCAGAGCGGCCGCATCACGGTGGACGCTCTCGAAGGCCGTCTCCGCGCCGACACCGGCAGCGGCGCGGTGCACGTGGGCAGCGTGCGCGGCGACGTGGACGTGGACACCGGGAGCGGCAGCGTGGACCTCGCCGACATCAGCAAAGCGCAGCGCGTCCTGGTAGACACCGGGAGCGGCGGCGTCGACGTGCGCAATGTCGAAGCGCGCGAGCTCGTGCTCGACACCGGCAGCGGCAGCGTCGACGTGGCGGACGCCCGCGTCGAGGAGATGAACGTGGACACCGGGAGCGGCGGCGTGGAGGCCGTGGACATCGAAGCCGACGGCGTCCTCATCGACACCGGCAGCGGCAGCGTCGAGCTCGAGCTCTTGCGCCTAGGCGGCGGCCGCTACGAGGTGGACACGGGCAGCGGCGGCATCCGCCTGCGCCTGCCACGGGAAGTCTCCGCCGTCTTCGAGGTGGACACGGGGAGCGGCGGCATCGAGGTGGATCTGGAAGGCGTGGATCTCGGCCGCAAGCCCCGCCACGAGGCCCGCTTCACCGTGGGCTCCGGCACCTCGCGGGTGCGCTTGTCCACCGGGAGCGGTGGGGTGCGCATCGGCCACGGCCAGGAGGGCTGA
- a CDS encoding cytochrome c family protein — protein sequence MQKQVVWAALLVFGIAVGAQAQEKKTEHKFIGVKKCAMCHKTEAKGNQFAHWQASKHAKAYATLASDKAVALAKEKGLTKPPQQSPECLKCHVTGYGKPAELFDAAFVKEDGVGCESCHGAGGDYQKMNVMQDRAQSVAAGLVLPDEKTCTTCHNKESPSFTAFDFAKAVAVITHPNPQKKAATK from the coding sequence ATGCAAAAGCAGGTCGTATGGGCGGCGTTGCTCGTCTTCGGCATCGCCGTGGGCGCCCAGGCTCAAGAGAAGAAGACGGAGCACAAGTTCATCGGCGTCAAGAAGTGCGCCATGTGTCACAAGACCGAGGCGAAGGGCAACCAGTTCGCCCACTGGCAGGCGTCGAAGCACGCCAAGGCCTACGCCACCCTGGCCAGCGACAAAGCCGTCGCCCTGGCCAAGGAGAAGGGCTTGACCAAGCCGCCGCAGCAGAGTCCGGAATGTCTGAAGTGCCATGTCACCGGCTACGGCAAACCGGCGGAGCTCTTCGACGCGGCTTTCGTCAAGGAAGACGGCGTCGGCTGCGAGAGTTGCCATGGGGCGGGTGGTGACTACCAGAAGATGAACGTGATGCAGGACCGCGCCCAGTCCGTGGCTGCGGGTCTCGTGCTTCCGGACGAGAAGACCTGTACCACCTGCCACAACAAGGAAAGCCCGTCGTTCACCGCCTTCGACTTCGCCAAGGCCGTGGCCGTGATCACGCACCCGAATCCGCAGAAGAAGGCTGCCACCAAATAG
- a CDS encoding Lrp/AsnC family transcriptional regulator — MDPIDAKIIRTLLFEGRMTNTRLAREVGLSESATLERVRRLETSGVIQGYAARVEPRRVGRALEVIMAFTLKNQTPEEVSKFSSAMAEFDEVLDCAQVLGRFDFIAHVAVADVPALESFINARLIPLGLIDRMESLAILKMLKRDHPPLPLIAE, encoded by the coding sequence GTGGACCCCATCGATGCGAAGATCATTCGGACGCTCCTCTTCGAGGGGCGTATGACCAACACACGACTGGCGCGCGAGGTGGGCCTCTCCGAATCGGCGACGCTGGAGCGCGTGCGCCGCCTGGAGACCTCGGGTGTCATCCAAGGTTACGCGGCACGCGTCGAACCCCGGCGCGTAGGCCGGGCGCTCGAAGTGATCATGGCCTTCACGCTGAAGAATCAGACACCGGAAGAGGTGTCGAAATTCAGCAGCGCTATGGCGGAATTCGACGAGGTGCTGGACTGCGCCCAAGTGCTCGGCCGCTTCGACTTCATCGCCCATGTCGCGGTGGCGGACGTCCCCGCGCTCGAGAGCTTCATCAACGCCCGACTCATCCCCCTCGGTCTGATCGACCGGATGGAGTCGCTGGCCATTCTGAAGATGCTCAAGCGCGATCACCCGCCCCTGCCGCTCATCGCGGAGTGA
- a CDS encoding Re/Si-specific NAD(P)(+) transhydrogenase subunit alpha — MRIGIPKETRPGETRVALVPDAVSRLAKSNLEFLVERGAGAGAWSDDSGYEKAGARLVDTAQVFEAEVLVKVAPPTLEEARRLRAGQVLIGFLAPLADLGLAKVLAGTGATCFSMELVPRITRAQSMDALSSMSSIAGYKAALLAAERLPRFFPMLVTAAGTLAPARVLILGAGVAGLQAIATARRIGAVVSAFDVRPAVKEQVQSLGAQFLQIEMPQQDTEDAGGYAKALSEEAHRREVELLSKAVREMDVVITTALVPGQRAPLLVTEDMVRSMKAGSVIVDLAAEAGGNCALTRPGEDVVVHGVTILGPLNLPATMAGHASQMYSRNISSFLQNMIKDGKLAVDMQDEILRGSCLTHEGRIVAERTLALVGAATA; from the coding sequence ATGCGCATCGGTATCCCGAAGGAAACACGGCCGGGGGAGACGCGCGTCGCCCTCGTGCCCGACGCGGTGTCCCGCCTGGCGAAGTCGAATCTCGAGTTTCTGGTGGAGAGAGGCGCCGGCGCCGGGGCCTGGAGCGACGACAGCGGCTACGAGAAAGCCGGTGCCCGCCTGGTGGACACGGCACAAGTCTTCGAGGCCGAGGTCCTGGTCAAGGTGGCGCCGCCGACGCTGGAAGAAGCGAGGCGCCTGCGAGCGGGTCAGGTGTTGATCGGCTTCCTGGCGCCCCTCGCCGATCTCGGCCTGGCCAAGGTGCTCGCGGGCACCGGGGCCACCTGCTTCAGCATGGAGCTGGTGCCGCGCATCACTCGCGCTCAGTCCATGGATGCGCTCTCGTCGATGAGCAGCATCGCCGGCTACAAGGCGGCGTTGCTCGCCGCCGAGCGCTTGCCGCGCTTCTTCCCCATGCTCGTGACGGCGGCAGGGACGCTGGCGCCGGCGCGCGTGCTCATCCTCGGCGCTGGTGTGGCAGGGCTGCAAGCCATCGCCACCGCCCGCCGGATCGGCGCCGTGGTGAGCGCTTTCGACGTGCGGCCGGCGGTGAAGGAACAGGTGCAAAGCCTGGGCGCCCAGTTCCTGCAGATCGAGATGCCGCAGCAGGACACGGAAGACGCCGGCGGCTACGCCAAGGCGCTCTCCGAAGAGGCGCACCGGCGCGAGGTGGAGCTGCTCTCCAAGGCCGTTCGCGAGATGGACGTGGTGATCACGACGGCTCTGGTGCCGGGACAGCGGGCGCCGCTCCTCGTCACCGAGGACATGGTGCGGAGCATGAAAGCGGGCTCCGTCATCGTCGATCTCGCCGCCGAGGCGGGGGGCAACTGCGCGCTCACCCGCCCGGGCGAGGACGTGGTGGTGCACGGCGTCACCATCCTCGGCCCTCTCAACTTGCCGGCCACGATGGCCGGGCACGCGAGCCAGATGTACTCGCGCAACATCTCCAGCTTCCTGCAGAACATGATCAAGGATGGCAAGCTCGCCGTGGACATGCAGGACGAGATCCTGCGCGGCTCCTGCCTCACCCACGAAGGTCGCATCGTGGCCGAGCGCACCCTGGCTCTCGTCGGAGCCGCTACGGCTTGA
- the thiI gene encoding tRNA uracil 4-sulfurtransferase ThiI — MQTLVRLSPDITTKSDRTRRRFLRRLVDNLRDAFRSEGIAARVEPGWVRLLFEAEESRALEVASRVFGVHSLSPVEARDASTLETLVEQAAPYFLPAVQGKTFAVRARTGGSATFTSHDLCVALGDRLRHHGKVHLDDPQVTCHLEVRGSTAYLFSSSVPGQRGLPLGCEGRAVALLSGGFDSAVASWMVMRRGVALDFVFCRLGGAVHTQGALRVLQILAGRWGYGTPSTVHVVPFEPVVETIRARCHPALWQLALKRAMYRVAEEAGRIHGGHAIITGEALGQVSSQTLKNLRALDGRLDLPVLRPLVGMDKEEIIARARLIGTYDLSATVQEYCDIVPKKPAVAARPADVAEAEAALELDAAAVLAQGTTLAARRLREEDWALESLEIDTVPDGAVVLDIRGEHGYAAWHYPGAERLDLEHALKLVGSLDKGRCYVAYCEFGLKSAFLAERLREAGYNAYNFRGGLRGLLRHAAERHLVPLELLPENAWHR, encoded by the coding sequence GTGCAGACACTCGTGCGGCTGAGCCCGGACATCACGACGAAGTCGGACCGCACCCGCCGTCGTTTCCTGCGGCGTCTCGTCGACAACCTGCGCGACGCTTTCCGCAGCGAGGGGATCGCGGCTCGCGTGGAGCCAGGCTGGGTGCGCCTCCTCTTCGAAGCCGAGGAGTCGCGGGCGCTGGAGGTGGCGTCCCGCGTCTTCGGCGTGCACTCACTTTCCCCGGTGGAAGCGCGGGACGCTTCGACGCTGGAAACGCTGGTGGAGCAGGCGGCGCCGTATTTCCTCCCGGCGGTGCAGGGGAAGACCTTCGCCGTGCGTGCCCGCACCGGCGGCAGCGCCACCTTCACCTCCCATGATCTCTGCGTCGCTCTCGGCGACCGTTTGCGCCACCACGGCAAGGTGCATCTCGACGACCCGCAGGTGACCTGTCACCTCGAGGTGCGCGGTAGCACCGCCTATCTCTTCAGCTCTTCCGTGCCGGGGCAGCGCGGCCTGCCCCTCGGCTGTGAAGGCCGCGCGGTGGCGCTCCTTTCCGGCGGCTTCGATTCCGCCGTCGCCAGCTGGATGGTGATGCGCCGGGGTGTGGCGCTGGACTTCGTCTTTTGTCGCCTCGGCGGCGCCGTGCACACTCAAGGGGCACTGCGGGTGCTGCAGATTCTCGCCGGACGCTGGGGCTACGGCACCCCTTCGACGGTGCACGTCGTGCCGTTCGAGCCCGTGGTGGAGACCATCCGTGCGCGCTGCCACCCGGCGCTCTGGCAGCTGGCGTTGAAGCGCGCCATGTACCGCGTGGCCGAGGAGGCCGGCAGGATCCACGGTGGCCACGCCATCATCACCGGCGAAGCCCTGGGCCAAGTGTCGTCGCAGACGCTCAAGAACCTGCGCGCTCTGGACGGTCGCCTTGATTTGCCGGTGCTGCGGCCCTTGGTGGGCATGGACAAAGAAGAGATCATCGCGCGTGCCCGGCTGATTGGCACCTACGACCTCTCGGCCACGGTGCAGGAGTACTGCGACATCGTGCCGAAGAAACCGGCCGTCGCGGCCCGGCCCGCCGACGTGGCCGAAGCGGAAGCCGCCCTCGAACTGGATGCGGCGGCAGTGCTGGCGCAGGGAACGACGCTCGCGGCGCGCCGCTTGCGCGAAGAGGACTGGGCGCTCGAGTCGCTGGAGATCGACACCGTCCCGGACGGCGCCGTCGTCCTCGACATCCGCGGCGAGCACGGCTACGCCGCTTGGCACTATCCCGGCGCTGAAAGACTCGACCTGGAACACGCCCTCAAGCTCGTGGGCAGTCTCGACAAGGGCCGCTGCTACGTGGCGTATTGCGAATTCGGCCTGAAGAGCGCCTTCCTGGCCGAGCGCCTGCGGGAAGCCGGCTACAACGCCTACAACTTCCGCGGCGGCCTCCGCGGCCTCCTCCGCCACGCTGCCGAGCGCCACCTGGTACCGCTAGAGCTCCTGCCCGAGAACGCCTGGCACCGCTGA
- a CDS encoding outer membrane beta-barrel protein, which translates to MRRVIVGLSVLLALSSARAGAQVQSVEIIPFGGYRWSGGINSLQGVSDFDVKDAAAYGVALDANMPRNSATELYWSHWEGDWDASLVGGGTRDGSFKRDDIMLNGIWYAARSGARARPYFTAGLGASIFWADDAETIGRFAWNIGAGLRRDIDQKLALRADFRWAPTWISTGTGVWCDPFFCYPVTEGEFFDQWEVTGGLIIKLGGHR; encoded by the coding sequence ATGAGACGAGTCATCGTGGGTTTGTCGGTCCTGCTGGCATTGTCGAGCGCGAGGGCTGGCGCCCAGGTACAAAGCGTCGAGATCATTCCATTCGGCGGCTACCGGTGGAGCGGCGGGATCAACAGCCTGCAGGGCGTCTCCGACTTCGACGTCAAGGATGCGGCCGCGTACGGTGTCGCCTTGGACGCCAACATGCCGCGCAACTCGGCCACAGAACTCTACTGGAGCCACTGGGAGGGCGACTGGGACGCCTCGCTGGTCGGGGGCGGGACGCGCGACGGATCCTTCAAACGCGACGACATCATGCTCAACGGCATCTGGTACGCGGCGCGGAGCGGGGCGCGGGCGCGGCCCTACTTCACTGCCGGATTGGGAGCCTCGATCTTCTGGGCCGACGACGCCGAGACCATCGGGCGCTTCGCCTGGAACATCGGGGCCGGGTTGCGACGCGACATCGATCAGAAGCTCGCCTTGCGCGCGGACTTCCGCTGGGCCCCGACCTGGATCTCCACGGGCACCGGGGTCTGGTGCGATCCGTTCTTTTGCTATCCGGTGACGGAGGGCGAGTTCTTCGACCAGTGGGAAGTCACCGGCGGGTTGATCATCAAGCTGGGAGGACACCGGTAA